One Skermanella sp. TT6 genomic window, TCTCGATCACGTCCGGCAGCTTGCGGGTGACGACGACGACGGGTTTCTTCTTCTCGGGCATCGGACCGGATCTCCCTGGCGGCTTCGCCTTGCCATACCAAGTGCCGTGCCGTCTTGTCCAGCGACGCGGTAACATCCGGCCTGCGGCGGGTGACCACCTCTTAACGGACTTGGTCTAGGCTGAGCCGCCCCGGGGCGGTCATATCCCCGCCACATTGAGGCAATAGCCCGTTCCAGGGCTTTCCAGACCCGTTACAGACCTGAGTTCGCGTCCATGATATCTGCCGCCCGTTTCGGCATTCTCGCCATCTGCTTCGGCGCCCTGCTGCTGCCCGCCACGCTTTCCGCTCCCGAGGCGCTCGCGCAGGAGCCCGAGTCGGTCCCCGGCATGGCTCCTCCGACGGGCCTGCCGGTTCCGCGCTTCGTCTCGCTCCGCTCGGCGGAAGTCAACGTGCGGACCGGGCCGGGCACGCGCTACCCAGTGGAATGGGTCTTCGTGAAGCGTGACATCCCGGTGGAGATCACCGCCGAGTTCGACACCTGGAGACGCATCCGCGACTGGGAAGGCACCGAGGGCTGGGTCCACCAGAGCATGCTGTCGGGCAAGCGCGCCATGATCGTCACGGGCGGCGTGCGCGTGCTGCGCCGCGCCGCCGGCGATGCCGCGGCGGGCCTCGCCAAGGTGGAGCCCGGCGTCGCCGGCAAGCTGCTGCGCTGCGAACAGGCCTGGTGCGAGGTCAATGTCGACGGCTACCGCGGCTGGCTCCAGCGGTCCGAATTCTGGGGCGTCTATCCGGCCGAATCCATCGAGTAGGCAAGCGGCCCCACCCGCGGGCCCTGTCCGTTCACTCCAGCCGGTCCAGAACCTTCTGGAACCGGGCGGCATGGGCCTTCTCCGCCTTCGCGAGCGTTTCGAACCAGTCGGCGACCTCGTCGAAGCCTTCCTCGCGGGCGGTGCGCGCCATCGTCAGGTACATCTCGGCGGCCTCGAAGGTCTCGCCCGCGATGGCGGCGGCCAGGTTCTGCCGGGTGGTGCCGATCGGTTTCCCGGTGGCCGGGTCCCCGACCTCCTGGAGGAATTCGAGATGCCCGTGGGCGTGCCCGGTCTCCCCCTCGGCCGTCGTCCGGAACGCGGCGGCGGCGTCGTGGAAGCCCTCTACGTCGGCCTGCTGGGCGAAATAGAGATAACGCCGGTTCGCCTGGCTCTCGCTGGCGAAGGCCGCCTTCAGGTTCTGTTCCGTCCTGGACCCCGAGAGCGACATTCCATCCTCCTCATCCTGGGGACGGTTCCGATCGCGCCGCCGGCCGGGCCGGGTCCGACCATCCCGGCACCTTATGCCTCCCGAAGGAGGTAGAAGTCAATCGACCGGTAATAACCGAAACTGATCCGGGTCCGGAAATGACCGGTCAGCCCGCCGCCGGGTCTTCCGGCATCAGGCGGATGATCACGTCGACCCGCGCCACCTTGGTCCCTGCGGGCGCCTGGGGCAGGTGGGCGACGGTCACGCTCTCGCTCGGGATGTCCTGGAGATTGCCCGACCCTTCGAAGAAGAAGTGATGGTGATCGGCCACGTTGGTGTCGAAATAGGAACGCCCCGCCTCGACCACCACCTCGCGCAGCAATCCCGCGTCGGTGAATTGGTGCAGCGTGTTGTAGACGGTCGCCAGCGATACCCTTACCTCGGCATCGGTCGCCTCGCCGTGGAGCTGTTCGGCCGTGACGTGGCGGTCGGCCTTGTCGAACAGGAGGCGGGCAAGTGCCAGCCGCTGCCGCGTCGGGCGAAGGCCGGCTTGCTGTAGCCGGTCCAGGACGTGCTTGAAGGGGCGTGTTCCAGTCATGGTTCGCATATGGTAGCAGTTGGACACCAATGAAAGGTGCCTCGAAATTCACCGTTAACATTTAGAACGAATATAGCTCCAAGCGCAAGGCGGGGTATAGCGGCAAGCCCTCCGGCGGTCCGTGAACGAAAAAGGGGGGCTCCAGGCCCCCCTTTCTCCGACCGGCCTGCCGAAAGGACAGGTCAGCCGTGGTTCATCCGGTTGTCGACCAGCTCGGTGACCACGTTGGGGTCGGCCAGCGTGGAGGTGTCGCCCAGCGCCTCGTGCTCGTTCGCGGCGATCTTGCGCAGGATACGGCGCATGATCTTGCCGGACCGGGTCTTCGGCAGGCCCGGGGCCCACTGGATCAGGTCCGGCGTGGCGATCGGGCCGATCTCCTTGCGGACCCAGGTCACCAGTTCCTTGCGCAGCTCGTCGCTCGGATGCTCGCCGGCGTTCAGCGTGACGTAGGCGTAGATGCCCTGGCCCTTGAGGTCGTGCGGGTAACCCACGACAGCGGCCTCGGCGACCTTGGGATGGGCGACCAGCGCGCTCTCGATCTCGGCGGTGCCCATGCGGTGGCCGGACACGTTGATCACGTCGTCGACGCGGCCGGTGATCCAGTAGTACCCGTCGGCGTCGCGGCGGCAGCCGTCACCGGTGAAGTACTTGCCCTCGAAGGTCGAGAAGTAGGTCTGGACGAACCGGGCATGGTCGCCGAACACGGTGCGCATCTGGCCGGGCCAGCTGTCGGCCATGCACAGGTTGCCTTCCGTCTCGCCTTCCAGCAGCTTGCCGTCATTGTCCACGACGACCGGCTGGACGCCGAAGAACGGCAACGTGGCCGAACCGGGCTTGGCCGTGGTGGCGCCCGGCAGCGGCGAGATCAGGATGCCGCCGGTCTCGGTCTGCCAGAAGGTGTCCACGATCGGGCAGCGCTCGTCGCCGACCACCTTGTGGTACCACAGCCAGGCCTCGGGATTGATCGGCTCGCCGACCGAGCCCAGGATGCGCAGCGACTTGCGGCTGGTCTTCTTGACCGGGGCCTCGCCCTCGCGCATCAGGGCACGGATGGCGGTCGGCGCCGTGTAGAAGATCGAGACGTTGTGCTTGTCGATCACTTCCCAGAAGCGCGACACAGACGGATAGTTCGGGATGCCCTCGAACATCAGGGTCGTGGCGCCGTTGGCGAGCGGCCCGTAGACGATGTAGGAGTGGCCGGTGACCCAGCCCACGTCGGCCGTGCACCAGTAGACCTCGCCCGGCTTGTAGTCGAACACGTACTGGTGCGTCATCGACGCATAGACCAGATAGCCGCCGGTGGTGTGAAGCACGCCCTTGGGCTTGCCGGTCGAGCCGGAGGTGTAGAGGATGAACAGCGGGTCTTCCGCGCTCATCTCCTCCGGCGGGCAGTCGGCCGAGACCTTGGCGATCTCCTCGTCGTACCAGAAGTCGCGGCCCTCGGTCCACGCGACCTCGCCGCCGGTGCGGCGGACGACGATCTGGGTCTTGACGTTCGGCGACTCCTTCAGCGCCTCGTCGGCGTTCTTCTTCAGCGGCACCTTCCGGCCGCCGCGCAGGCCCTCGTCCGCGGTGATCAGCAGGTGGCTGTCGCAATCGACCAAGCGGTCGCGCAGGCTGTCGGGCGAGAAGCCGCCGAACACGATGGAATGCATGGCGCCGATGCGGGCGCAGGCCAGCATGGCGTAGGCGGCCTCGGGGATCATCGGCAGGTAGATGGTGACCCGGTCGCCCTTCTTGACGCCCTTGGCCTTCAGCACGTTGGCCAGCCGGCAGACCTGCTCATGCAGTTCGCGGTAGGTGATGTGCTTGCTTTCGGCCGGGTTGTCGCCTTCCCAGATGATCGCGGTCTGGTCGGCCTTGTCGGCGAGGTGGCGGTCGATGCAGTTGGCGCTGACGTTCAGCGTACCGTCGAAGAACCACCGGATATGGACGTCGCCGGTGAAGCTGACGTCCTTGATCTTGGTGTAGGGGCGCATCCAGTCGATGCGCTTGCCATGCTCGCCCCAGAAAGCCTCCGGATCCTTGACCGACTGCTCGTACATCCGGGCGTAGCCTTCGGCATCGACCCAGGCCGACTTCGCAACAGCTTCGGGAGGCGGGAAGGTGCTGGGAGTCGTGTTCGGCGTTGTGTTCATTGGCTCGCGGTTCCCCCGGTTCGTTCTGGTTACTGTTCTCGGCCGATCTTGGAACAATCGATCCGCTAACCTCATCGGTCAACACGTGATTATCCACAGCGGCCTATCTTTAACAAGCCGTTCAGGCGCAAGGCACGAGGCCCCGCACCAGCCTTCGAAGCTGCGGAAAACGCGTGCCGGATCTTGTAAAGGCAACTCCGCCGTCGGGCATTGATCTATCTCAACCACCGATCCGGCTTCCCGCACGGCCGGGGCAGGTCGGGTTCCTTCACCTGATCCGGGCAAATATTGGACCCTGCGGGACAGGACCGGCCATGGAGCGGGGCAGGTGGAGCGGAAACGCCGTCCTGTTGCCGGCATGACAACGACCCATGCTGCATTGCGGTATCAATGGTCCGGCATTGTCCGGCGTCTGGAACAGGCGCGTGCGGACCCGAAATGGACTGCCCGCGGAAGAATCGGCCATGGCATATCATTGCACAGCGGAAGTCTGCCCGGCCGCGCTGCCGGGGAGTTGGTTACCCAAGTGGTCTTTCCACTCCGGCATTGCTGCGCCCCGCCGGTCCCGGGGGGCCGGGTGCCCGGCCGGGCGATCCCCGGACAATAAGTCGCAAGGCATAGTCCGCCTGGAGGTAGCCTCGGCCCGCGCGATCCGGAGAGCAGGACGTTCCGCCAAGACAACATTTACCCGGTATTAAGGAACCCGGGCCTAACGTCGCGACGACGAGCGTGGTGCAAGGCGGCGGGGCGGCGACATGTCGGGCGACAGGGGTGCGGACAGCGGAACGGAGGATGGCGCCGACGGCGGGGCGGATTGCGTCGGCCGGCTGAGCCGGATCAGCAGCCGCACCAGCATGATGACCATCGACGCGGTGCTCCGCGCCGTGCCGCGGGACGGCACGGGCTATGCGGCGGCTGCCGAGGAACTGCGCGGCATCGCGCGCCGGGTCGTCCATACCACGCGGGATTTCGCGGCCAGCCTGCCGGACACCCGCTGAAGGCTCATTTCGAAGCTCCGGCCGATCCGATCGTGCGGTCCGGGACGATGACCCGGCCGTCCCTCGTCGTGACCGCCACGGGTGTCAGGAAACTGCCGATGCAGGGTCCGCCGACGCAGAGCCCCGTCCCGATCTCGAACAGCGCGCCGTGGGTGGCGCACTGGATATGGCGTCCGTCCAGGCTCATGAAGCGGTCGGGCGTCCAGTCCAGCGGCGACCGTGCGTGCGGGCATGAATTGACGTAGCCCACCACCCTGTCGCCCTGCCGCACGACCAGGATGTCGAGCGGCGCCGATCCCGCGGCGGTACCGTCCGCGCGCAGCGTGAAGCCGCGTCCGGTGCCGTCGGGGATGTCCTCCAGGCGGCAGAGCTCTTCCGGCATCGGCTCCTCAGGCATCGATCCCGGCCAGCCGGCAGATATGCCGCCATTGGGTATCGGTGACCGGGCAGACCGACAGGCGGGACTGCCGGATAAGCGCCATGTCGGCGAGGACGGGATCGGCCTTCATCTGCTTCAGCGTCACCGGCGTCGCGGCGGGGACCACGGGCCTGACGTCCACCATGCCGAATCGGCCCGCCTCGTCACCAGGATCGGGATAGTATTCCCGCGCGATCTCGACCACGCCGACGATCTCCAGCCCCTCGTTGGAATGGTAGAAGAAGGCCCGGTCCCCCAGGCGCATGGCCTTGAGGTTGTTGGACGCCTGGTGGTTGCGGACGCCGTCCCAGTGGGTGACGCCGTCCGCGACCATCCGGTCCCAGGAATATTTGAAGGGCTCGGATTTCACCAGCCAGTAGGCCATCGCTGCCGCCTCGGGGTCTTGTCTGTCGTTGGTGCCGGTTCCGGGATCAGGCGGGCGCCTTCGGCAGGACCTTGCGCCAGGGCCGGATCGTTACGCTCTCGAACAGACCGGCCTTGGCGTAGGGGTCGTCGGCGGAGAAGCGCTCGGCGCCGGCGCGGTCGTCGAACTCGACGATCAGCACGCTGCCGGTCATGGCGCTGCCGTCGTCGGTCAGCGTCGGGCCTGCGGCGAAGATCTTGTCGCCGAAGCTCTCCAGATAGGCCAGGTGGGCGGTGCGGTTGGCCGCGCGGACGTCTCCGCTGCCCTGCTTGTCGGTGCAGGTGATGATGAAATGCATGGCGATTCCTTCCCTCGTGTCGTGCTGCTTGTCCGCTGCTGCGGGTGACCAGTCTTACCCTACCGGCCCTCGATGCGAAACGGCCGAGCCATCAGGGCCGCGATCGTCGCGTCGATATCGGCCCCGCGGTTGAGGATGGCGTCCACCGCCTGGCAGATCGGCATGTCCACCCCCTTGCGCGCGGCGAGCGCGCCGACGGCCGCGGCGGTGTGGACGCCCTCGGCGACCGAATGGCGCTCGCCCAGGATCTCGGCCAGCGGCCGTCCCTGCCCCAGCGCCGCGCCCAGGGACATGTTGCGCGACTGGTGGCTGGTGCAGGTCAGCGTCAGGTCGCCCAGGCCGGACAGGCCGGTCAGCGTCTCCGGCCGGGCGCCCAGCGCCAGGGCCAGGCGGGTGATCTCGGCCAATCCGCGGGTGATCAGCGCGGCGCGCGCATTGTCGCCCAACCGCTTCCCCTCGATGATGCCGCAGGCGATGGCCAGCACGTTCTTGACGGCGCCGCCGATCTGCGCGCCGGTCACGTCGTCCGACAGGTACGGCCGGAAGCTGCGGCTGCCCAGCGTCTCGACCAGGCGCGTGCCCAGGGCAGGATCGCCGATCGCCAGCGTGACCGCGGTCGGCTGGCCGCGCGCCACCTCGGTGGCGAAGGTCGGGCCGGACAGCACCGCGATCGGATGCCCGGGCAGTTCCGCCTCGGCGGCCTCGCTCATCAGGCAGCCGGTCGCGAGCTCGACCCCCTTGGCGCACAGCACGACCGGCGTGCCGGCCGCCGCGGTAGGGGCCAGCCGGGCGCAGGCGGCGCGCAGGTGCTGCGCCGGGGTCACCAGCATCAGCACGTCGGCCGCCGCGGCCTCCGCCAAGTCGCCGGTCAGGCCCAGCGCGGGGTCCAGCGGGATCCCGGGCAGGTAGCGGGTGTTCTCGCGCCGCCGCCGCATCGTCTCCACGATGTCCGGCTCGCGGGCCCACAAGACGGCCTCGCGGCCCGCGCGCAGCGCCGCCAGCGCAATCGCGGTGCCCCAGGCGCCGGCCCCGATCACGCCGACTCGGGCGAAAGGCTGGACATCGGCAGCGGTCATGACGGATTTCCCTGGTGGCGGACGGCGCAGTCATTACGGGAGCGGCGCCGGGATGGCAACCGGGTTGCTCGGATCGCCGGGTCCGGTTCGCCCCGGCGCAGGCGATGGAAGCGTGCTGGCGCTACCGCGCGATTTCGGATAGTTTTATCCGGGCTCGCTCCCGCTCAACAGTTCGCGATCTATGGTCATGGCACTCCTGAAACGGACCACTCCCGCGTCGGACCACGATACCCGGGCGGTTTCACCTGCACCCGACTCGGGGGGGACCGGCGATCCGGAACTGGAACGCGCCATCGACGACGCGATCCAGGATCTTTTCACCAGGCTGGACGCGGCGGAAGCCGAGGCGGTGGCCTCCCGCGACCTTGAAAGGCTGTCATCACCCTTTTCCCTGCTTTATCCCACGATGGTTCGCCTTGCCGACAGGGATCGCGACGGTGTCGAGCCGGTGTGAGCCGAAACAGGAATGATCCCGACCAGCCTGTCGCTTCCACCTTTCAACACCTTGCCCGGCGTTAGTCGGAGTGCCTTTTCTCGATCATATCCCATGTAGTCAGCCATCCCGACCGGCCTGACCGGGTCGCCCACCGCGCCGACACGCCGTACTTCGTCGTCAGCCGCCGAACCGGACTGGGCAGGGAGGCGATCGTGGTCGTCTATCGCTGCACGTTGGTCGAGGCCTCGCGGCGGATCGTCCTGGGCGACGGGAAGCCGCACCGGGGAAACATCATGGCTATCGAGGTAGTCTCGATCACGACGCTTTCTCCCGGCGATTGACCGCCCAAGTCCCGGATGCACGTCTCCTTCACGCCTTGGCG contains:
- a CDS encoding SH3 domain-containing protein, with the translated sequence MISAARFGILAICFGALLLPATLSAPEALAQEPESVPGMAPPTGLPVPRFVSLRSAEVNVRTGPGTRYPVEWVFVKRDIPVEITAEFDTWRRIRDWEGTEGWVHQSMLSGKRAMIVTGGVRVLRRAAGDAAAGLAKVEPGVAGKLLRCEQAWCEVNVDGYRGWLQRSEFWGVYPAESIE
- a CDS encoding YciI family protein; the protein is MHFIITCTDKQGSGDVRAANRTAHLAYLESFGDKIFAAGPTLTDDGSAMTGSVLIVEFDDRAGAERFSADDPYAKAGLFESVTIRPWRKVLPKAPA
- a CDS encoding Rieske (2Fe-2S) protein; amino-acid sequence: MPEELCRLEDIPDGTGRGFTLRADGTAAGSAPLDILVVRQGDRVVGYVNSCPHARSPLDWTPDRFMSLDGRHIQCATHGALFEIGTGLCVGGPCIGSFLTPVAVTTRDGRVIVPDRTIGSAGASK
- a CDS encoding rubrerythrin family protein; this translates as MSLSGSRTEQNLKAAFASESQANRRYLYFAQQADVEGFHDAAAAFRTTAEGETGHAHGHLEFLQEVGDPATGKPIGTTRQNLAAAIAGETFEAAEMYLTMARTAREEGFDEVADWFETLAKAEKAHAARFQKVLDRLE
- the irrA gene encoding iron response transcriptional regulator IrrA, with protein sequence MTGTRPFKHVLDRLQQAGLRPTRQRLALARLLFDKADRHVTAEQLHGEATDAEVRVSLATVYNTLHQFTDAGLLREVVVEAGRSYFDTNVADHHHFFFEGSGNLQDIPSESVTVAHLPQAPAGTKVARVDVIIRLMPEDPAAG
- the acs gene encoding acetate--CoA ligase, whose protein sequence is MNTTPNTTPSTFPPPEAVAKSAWVDAEGYARMYEQSVKDPEAFWGEHGKRIDWMRPYTKIKDVSFTGDVHIRWFFDGTLNVSANCIDRHLADKADQTAIIWEGDNPAESKHITYRELHEQVCRLANVLKAKGVKKGDRVTIYLPMIPEAAYAMLACARIGAMHSIVFGGFSPDSLRDRLVDCDSHLLITADEGLRGGRKVPLKKNADEALKESPNVKTQIVVRRTGGEVAWTEGRDFWYDEEIAKVSADCPPEEMSAEDPLFILYTSGSTGKPKGVLHTTGGYLVYASMTHQYVFDYKPGEVYWCTADVGWVTGHSYIVYGPLANGATTLMFEGIPNYPSVSRFWEVIDKHNVSIFYTAPTAIRALMREGEAPVKKTSRKSLRILGSVGEPINPEAWLWYHKVVGDERCPIVDTFWQTETGGILISPLPGATTAKPGSATLPFFGVQPVVVDNDGKLLEGETEGNLCMADSWPGQMRTVFGDHARFVQTYFSTFEGKYFTGDGCRRDADGYYWITGRVDDVINVSGHRMGTAEIESALVAHPKVAEAAVVGYPHDLKGQGIYAYVTLNAGEHPSDELRKELVTWVRKEIGPIATPDLIQWAPGLPKTRSGKIMRRILRKIAANEHEALGDTSTLADPNVVTELVDNRMNHG
- a CDS encoding EVE domain-containing protein; protein product: MAYWLVKSEPFKYSWDRMVADGVTHWDGVRNHQASNNLKAMRLGDRAFFYHSNEGLEIVGVVEIAREYYPDPGDEAGRFGMVDVRPVVPAATPVTLKQMKADPVLADMALIRQSRLSVCPVTDTQWRHICRLAGIDA
- a CDS encoding NAD(P)H-dependent glycerol-3-phosphate dehydrogenase — translated: MTAADVQPFARVGVIGAGAWGTAIALAALRAGREAVLWAREPDIVETMRRRRENTRYLPGIPLDPALGLTGDLAEAAAADVLMLVTPAQHLRAACARLAPTAAAGTPVVLCAKGVELATGCLMSEAAEAELPGHPIAVLSGPTFATEVARGQPTAVTLAIGDPALGTRLVETLGSRSFRPYLSDDVTGAQIGGAVKNVLAIACGIIEGKRLGDNARAALITRGLAEITRLALALGARPETLTGLSGLGDLTLTCTSHQSRNMSLGAALGQGRPLAEILGERHSVAEGVHTAAAVGALAARKGVDMPICQAVDAILNRGADIDATIAALMARPFRIEGR